Proteins encoded by one window of Fusobacterium sp. DD2:
- a CDS encoding LicD family protein produces the protein MKKVDNLVELQRINLKILEAMYKICNENKIRLYLLGGTLLGAVRHKGFIPWDDDVDVSMTRTDYERLKKIMASKKQNEFILIDPEEDKKFRGYIPIFAYNNSKMISKQYRIQEELKLGISIFIYDGITENRFFQWLYLKKMYFLRSCHALCRANFKYVNTNIAKLVGPILQPFFSLHDVYKYKAKILSYQKKYDYKVAKYVAPNADAGAKKETVLKSVYEDAKEIEFEGIKCLVPSNYLEHLEKYYGNFMELPPEDERIPKHSFSIWVDDEVLKK, from the coding sequence ATGAAAAAAGTAGATAACCTTGTAGAGTTACAAAGAATAAATTTAAAAATATTAGAAGCAATGTATAAAATTTGTAATGAAAATAAGATAAGATTATATTTGCTTGGAGGAACTTTATTAGGAGCAGTTAGACACAAAGGTTTTATTCCTTGGGATGATGACGTAGATGTAAGCATGACTCGTACAGATTATGAAAGATTAAAAAAAATAATGGCGAGTAAAAAACAAAATGAGTTCATACTAATAGATCCAGAGGAAGATAAAAAATTCAGGGGATATATACCAATATTTGCATATAATAATTCAAAGATGATTTCTAAACAATACAGAATACAAGAGGAATTGAAGCTTGGTATAAGTATATTCATTTATGATGGTATTACAGAAAACAGATTTTTTCAATGGTTATATTTAAAAAAAATGTATTTTTTAAGAAGTTGTCATGCGTTATGTAGAGCTAATTTTAAATATGTAAATACAAATATAGCAAAATTAGTTGGACCAATATTGCAACCATTTTTTTCATTACATGATGTCTATAAATACAAGGCAAAAATTTTAAGTTATCAGAAAAAATATGATTATAAAGTTGCAAAATATGTAGCTCCAAATGCTGATGCAGGAGCAAAAAAAGAGACAGTTTTAAAAAGTGTTTATGAAGATGCAAAAGAAATTGAATTTGAAGGAATAAAATGTTTGGTTCCTAGTAATTACTTAGAGCATTTAGAAAAATATTATGGAAATTTCATGGAACTACCACCTGAAGATGAGAGAATTCCAAAGCATTCTTTTTCTATTTGGGTAGATGATGAAGTTTTAAAAAAATGA
- a CDS encoding O-antigen ligase family protein has translation MLLNKKKVIFYLLLLFPFFEPKYFIENTNFFIINCIYDIFQIFSVVIAFMIFLKQRTASKIFFSIFFYWGIILLSTIFNPEGDIFSVIIKLVMSLTIVLITEQGILNHKMEFLTAVTMLCNTLVIINLISVVIFPNGLYYTVQPDNWFLGNRNGFIFLYLLTIYCNFLKINLLGKGKLKIPKFIIAIIIISSYLVWSAASLLVVSFVCILMIFIEKKIIKKILDIFFVMGMYFFVSYLFVYLKIQYHFRFIIEGYLKRKVTLSKREYIWECGVEYIKKHFTFGVGIEKKAYIERILGYDHLHNQFLDMLYIGGVALIIIFIFIIYLINKNIKVNENLFITNMTRIVICGYFIEFLVESRKNSYYFYITLILAYYLNYIFKNGEESTYG, from the coding sequence ATGCTATTAAATAAAAAAAAGGTAATTTTTTATTTGTTATTGTTATTTCCATTTTTTGAACCAAAGTATTTTATAGAGAACACTAATTTTTTTATTATAAATTGTATATATGATATCTTTCAAATTTTCTCAGTTGTAATAGCATTTATGATATTTTTAAAACAAAGGACAGCGAGCAAAATTTTTTTCTCAATATTTTTTTATTGGGGAATTATTTTACTTTCAACAATTTTTAATCCTGAAGGAGATATTTTTTCCGTAATTATAAAGCTTGTAATGAGTTTAACAATTGTACTTATAACAGAGCAAGGTATTTTAAACCATAAAATGGAATTTTTGACAGCAGTAACTATGTTATGTAATACTTTAGTGATAATAAATTTGATATCTGTAGTAATTTTTCCCAATGGGTTATATTATACAGTTCAACCCGATAATTGGTTTTTAGGGAACAGAAATGGTTTTATCTTCTTATACTTATTGACAATTTATTGTAATTTTTTAAAAATAAATTTATTAGGAAAAGGCAAACTAAAGATTCCTAAATTCATAATAGCAATTATTATTATATCTAGTTATTTAGTTTGGTCAGCAGCATCATTGTTGGTAGTTTCGTTTGTATGTATATTAATGATTTTTATTGAAAAAAAAATAATAAAAAAAATATTAGACATTTTTTTTGTTATGGGAATGTATTTTTTTGTTTCGTATTTGTTTGTTTATTTGAAAATACAGTATCATTTTAGATTTATTATTGAAGGATATTTAAAGCGAAAAGTTACACTATCGAAGCGTGAATATATTTGGGAATGCGGAGTGGAGTATATAAAAAAACATTTTACTTTTGGTGTAGGAATTGAAAAAAAGGCATACATAGAAAGAATTTTGGGTTATGATCACTTACATAATCAATTTTTAGATATGTTGTATATCGGTGGAGTTGCATTAATTATAATTTTTATATTTATAATATATTTAATTAATAAAAATATTAAGGTAAATGAAAATTTATTTATAACGAATATGACTAGAATAGTAATATGTGGATATTTTATAGAATTTTTAGTTGAATCAAGAAAGAATTCATATTATTTCTATATTACTTTAATTTTAGCTTATTATTTAAACTATATTTTCAAAAATGGAGAAGAAAGTACTTATGGTTAA
- a CDS encoding LicD family protein, whose protein sequence is MFINSRKIFDEIKKKKCDQYILTTEELKLLQQCLLKVLTDVLDSANKSGIKVMLGGGSLLGAVRHKGFIPWDDDVDLMIFRKDYEKLLQQIESDYGNKYFISRPNDGKGNTSTFAKVIKPGIKISNLTNFGSTYPQGITIEIFPIDNLPKSKLLIYRNAILCKILSFLATSGKMNRFKNKILKDILLETFLGKLYYYLRVVLIGSLVELIKYEKLNNLFDRIVSKYPESSEVTVPTGRKGYIGEIQLREDMTPKKVLLFENLNVYVPNNYDKYLKKLYRNYMEIPPIEKREQHFYVEFDLREK, encoded by the coding sequence ATGTTTATAAATAGCAGGAAAATATTTGATGAAATAAAAAAGAAAAAATGTGATCAATATATATTAACAACTGAAGAATTGAAATTGTTACAGCAATGTCTTTTAAAAGTATTAACTGATGTATTAGACTCAGCAAATAAAAGTGGAATAAAAGTTATGCTTGGAGGAGGATCGTTACTAGGAGCAGTAAGACATAAAGGATTCATTCCATGGGATGATGATGTTGATTTAATGATTTTTCGTAAAGACTATGAAAAATTATTACAGCAAATAGAGAGTGATTATGGAAATAAATATTTTATTTCTAGGCCTAATGATGGGAAAGGGAATACATCAACGTTTGCGAAAGTAATAAAACCTGGAATTAAAATTAGTAATCTGACAAACTTTGGTTCTACTTATCCCCAAGGAATTACGATAGAAATTTTTCCGATAGATAACTTGCCAAAGTCAAAATTGTTAATATATAGAAATGCAATTTTATGTAAAATTTTAAGTTTTTTAGCAACATCAGGAAAAATGAATAGATTTAAAAATAAAATTTTAAAAGATATTCTTTTAGAGACTTTTTTAGGAAAGTTATATTACTATTTAAGAGTTGTATTAATAGGAAGTTTAGTAGAATTAATTAAGTACGAAAAATTGAATAATTTATTTGATAGGATAGTTTCGAAATATCCTGAGAGTTCAGAGGTAACGGTTCCTACTGGAAGGAAAGGATATATAGGCGAGATACAATTAAGAGAAGATATGACTCCCAAAAAGGTTTTATTATTTGAAAATTTAAATGTATATGTTCCAAATAATTACGACAAATATTTAAAAAAATTATATAGAAATTATATGGAAATACCACCAATAGAAAAGCGTGAACAACATTTTTATGTGGAATTTGATTTGAGGGAAAAATAA
- a CDS encoding NAD(P)-dependent oxidoreductase, with amino-acid sequence MKILITGALKLTTYLKKKLEKKGFEIIYIKNELEKIDSNFNDIVGVICNNFFKYNDIRKFKNLKFIQVTSAGLDRLPLNYINNNNIALFRASHVYDVPISEWVVLGILYFYKNLPFFIKNMKEKRWEKKRNLRELNDKKICIIGCGQIGIECAKRLKSFDCKIIGIDIYKDEKLYFDKIYSIEMLNQILKTADIVILTVPLTESTHHIINKDNLYLLKEDSILINVSRGGLIDEKVLIDLLKKKSELQVMLDVFEKEPLEEENELWELDNVLILPHNSFVSIDNNERLEKRIIENIEGLGY; translated from the coding sequence GTGAAAATATTAATAACAGGAGCACTTAAATTAACTACATATTTAAAAAAAAAATTAGAAAAGAAAGGTTTTGAAATTATTTATATTAAAAATGAATTAGAAAAAATAGATTCAAATTTTAATGATATAGTTGGAGTTATTTGTAATAATTTTTTTAAGTATAATGATATTAGGAAATTTAAAAATTTAAAGTTTATACAGGTTACAAGTGCAGGATTAGATCGTCTGCCGTTAAATTATATAAATAATAATAATATAGCTTTATTTAGGGCATCTCACGTATATGATGTTCCAATTAGTGAATGGGTGGTATTAGGAATACTATATTTTTATAAAAATTTACCATTTTTTATAAAAAATATGAAAGAAAAACGCTGGGAGAAAAAAAGGAATTTACGAGAGTTAAACGATAAAAAAATTTGTATTATAGGCTGTGGACAGATAGGAATTGAATGCGCAAAACGTCTTAAATCATTTGATTGTAAAATAATAGGGATAGATATTTATAAAGATGAAAAATTATATTTTGATAAAATATATTCTATAGAAATGTTAAATCAGATTTTAAAAACTGCTGATATAGTAATATTGACAGTTCCACTAACAGAAAGTACTCATCATATTATAAATAAGGATAATTTATATTTACTTAAAGAGGATAGTATATTGATAAATGTTTCTAGAGGTGGATTAATAGATGAAAAAGTGTTAATTGATTTATTGAAGAAAAAATCTGAACTTCAAGTTATGTTAGATGTTTTTGAAAAAGAACCATTGGAAGAGGAAAATGAATTATGGGAATTAGATAATGTATTAATATTGCCACATAATTCTTTTGTTTCAATAGATAATAATGAGCGATTAGAGAAGAGAATTATTGAAAATATAGAGGGATTAGGATATTAA
- a CDS encoding sugar transferase, whose amino-acid sequence MYKLFFKRLIDIVVSFLGLVVLLPLFLVVALFIKIDSKGPVFFKQKRLGKNGKVFEIYKFRSMCEGAENKGSKQYSFEGDPRITRVGKILRNTSIDELPQFINILKGDMSLIGFRPPLTYHPHKYEDYSNEQKRMFILRPGVTGWAQVNGRKQIDWPTRIELNIWYVDHISFLLDCKIVIMTVYKVLLNKNNTNK is encoded by the coding sequence ATGTATAAGTTGTTTTTTAAAAGATTAATAGATATAGTTGTTTCTTTTTTAGGCTTGGTAGTTTTATTACCTTTATTTTTAGTTGTTGCCTTATTTATAAAAATAGATTCTAAAGGACCAGTTTTTTTTAAACAGAAAAGACTAGGAAAAAATGGCAAAGTATTTGAAATATATAAATTTAGAAGTATGTGCGAAGGAGCAGAAAATAAAGGTTCTAAACAGTATTCTTTTGAAGGAGATCCACGAATAACAAGAGTAGGCAAAATATTAAGAAATACTAGTATTGATGAGTTGCCTCAGTTTATAAATATTTTAAAAGGTGATATGTCACTTATAGGATTTAGACCACCATTAACTTATCACCCTCATAAATATGAAGATTATTCTAATGAGCAAAAAAGAATGTTTATCTTAAGACCAGGAGTTACTGGCTGGGCACAAGTTAATGGGAGAAAACAGATTGATTGGCCAACAAGGATTGAATTAAATATTTGGTATGTAGATCATATTTCTTTTCTTTTAGATTGTAAAATAGTAATAATGACAGTATATAAAGTGCTTTTAAATAAAAATAATACTAATAAATGA
- a CDS encoding ATP-binding cassette domain-containing protein: protein MFFDLHIHSKASEYKEDKEVIKNSTIENIDVLLEKLNEYNVGLFSITDHNRFDNELYKQLDIQIKTNKYPNVKGLVAGIEFDVSLDDKMKSCHIIAIFDAKNKEDNYKKINDVLNKNLLKQQDEAYKKDQFEAILKEIGLNVILIACQRNNLDQHDGRHNSLSESTEEPKEFIKTKYISALEFQKPAVEGILKNNLKTIPVQIGLVTGSDCHEWTEYPNHSKDKKNDNFHHSSAKILPTFKGLLMAITSPETRINQPSNKNTKYIEHFNIQGKKIKLATGINAIIGENGSGKSTLLNLLNDTNSSPKYIKDLIKTNQLVCENQYPGKKLFIGQGDIVTKFQNSELFPKTQFKQIQHENFRSMYKDYASKIYKYIQQKIDQNEATQNLKQKKLAYNSLIEESTYFIQIICDKNYDNIDNPHAEPANKLSNIFNALKLLLEDQYFQQDKEEIEKAIHILNPLLEKIKTKSEKVDIEKNIKNTISSQIANYSLSTTAAASTRDNQQQDYTQEIMEFINNIVSTIVKTTTNPVFPTCPPKISGFTENKLHGFSFNSEAYYHDKNVHDEFLAQMFNKNYSNLKKLQSITTNEEFVSAVTGCTSVNKLSDIYNNNLEKFLNNMCKEQNFIIDVSSENKTLGSTLGEQSLAYFKYITKHENEKCIFLIDQPEDHISNNNISKNLIKYLNSIRYNKQIIIVTHNPLLVVNQDVDQLIFVKNNNNKITITAGCLELEDDETNILDIVAHNMDGGKDSIEKRLRVYG, encoded by the coding sequence ATGTTTTTTGACTTACATATTCACTCCAAAGCAAGTGAATATAAAGAAGATAAAGAAGTCATAAAAAATTCTACAATAGAAAATATAGATGTGCTTTTAGAAAAATTAAATGAGTATAATGTAGGATTATTTTCTATTACAGACCATAACAGATTCGATAATGAATTATATAAACAATTAGATATTCAAATAAAAACTAATAAATATCCAAACGTAAAAGGATTGGTTGCTGGAATAGAATTTGATGTTTCATTAGATGATAAGATGAAGAGTTGTCATATCATCGCAATTTTTGATGCAAAAAATAAAGAAGATAACTATAAAAAAATTAACGATGTTCTCAATAAAAATTTATTAAAACAACAAGATGAAGCATATAAGAAAGATCAATTTGAAGCAATATTGAAAGAAATTGGACTTAACGTTATTTTAATTGCCTGTCAAAGAAATAACTTAGATCAACATGATGGTAGACATAATTCTTTAAGTGAATCTACTGAAGAACCTAAAGAATTTATTAAAACTAAATATATAAGCGCTCTAGAATTTCAAAAACCCGCTGTAGAAGGAATTCTAAAAAATAATTTAAAAACTATACCTGTTCAAATTGGGTTAGTAACAGGAAGTGATTGTCATGAATGGACTGAGTACCCAAATCATAGCAAAGACAAGAAAAATGATAATTTTCATCATTCATCTGCTAAAATTTTGCCAACTTTCAAAGGATTATTAATGGCAATTACATCTCCTGAAACACGAATTAATCAACCATCTAATAAAAATACCAAGTACATCGAACACTTCAATATACAAGGTAAAAAAATTAAACTAGCAACTGGAATCAATGCTATAATTGGTGAAAATGGTTCTGGTAAATCCACTTTATTAAATCTACTAAATGATACTAATTCTTCACCAAAATATATAAAAGATTTAATTAAGACCAACCAATTGGTATGTGAAAATCAATATCCAGGAAAAAAATTATTTATTGGACAAGGAGATATTGTCACAAAATTTCAAAACTCTGAACTATTTCCTAAAACACAATTTAAACAAATACAACACGAAAATTTTCGCTCTATGTATAAGGATTACGCAAGCAAAATATACAAATATATTCAACAAAAAATAGACCAAAATGAAGCAACACAAAATTTAAAACAAAAAAAATTAGCATATAATAGCTTAATTGAGGAATCAACTTATTTTATACAAATCATTTGTGATAAAAATTATGATAATATTGACAATCCACACGCTGAACCAGCAAATAAATTATCTAACATTTTTAATGCTTTAAAACTACTGTTAGAAGATCAATATTTTCAACAAGATAAAGAAGAAATTGAAAAAGCTATTCACATTTTAAATCCCCTTTTAGAAAAAATAAAAACTAAATCAGAAAAAGTAGATATAGAAAAAAACATTAAAAATACAATATCATCTCAAATAGCAAATTATAGTCTTAGCACCACTGCAGCTGCGTCAACAAGAGACAACCAGCAACAAGATTATACTCAAGAAATAATGGAATTTATTAATAATATTGTTAGTACAATAGTAAAAACAACTACAAATCCAGTTTTTCCAACATGTCCTCCAAAAATATCTGGTTTCACAGAAAATAAATTACACGGATTTAGTTTTAATTCTGAAGCTTACTATCATGACAAAAATGTTCACGATGAGTTTTTAGCTCAAATGTTTAATAAAAATTATTCAAATTTAAAAAAATTACAATCAATAACTACTAATGAAGAGTTTGTTTCTGCAGTAACAGGCTGTACATCTGTAAATAAATTAAGCGACATCTATAATAATAATTTAGAAAAATTTTTGAATAATATGTGTAAAGAACAAAACTTTATTATAGATGTGTCTAGTGAAAATAAAACTCTTGGTAGTACTCTCGGTGAACAATCCTTAGCATATTTTAAATACATTACAAAACATGAAAATGAAAAATGTATTTTTTTAATTGACCAACCAGAAGATCACATTTCTAATAATAATATTAGTAAAAATCTTATAAAATATTTAAATTCAATTAGATATAATAAACAAATTATAATTGTAACACATAACCCATTACTTGTTGTAAATCAAGATGTTGATCAACTTATTTTTGTAAAGAACAATAATAACAAAATAACAATTACTGCTGGATGTTTAGAGTTAGAAGATGATGAAACTAACATATTAGACATAGTTGCCCATAACATGGACGGTGGAAAAGATTCTATAGAAAAGAGGTTAAGAGTTTATGGATAA
- a CDS encoding aldolase/citrate lyase family protein: protein MLKTMYITNDPKVALIAQKYGVDRIWIDLETLGKEERQKNMNTVKSKHTIEDIKKLRPFLKKSELLVRVNPININSQREIDAVIKNGADIIMLPMWKTLEEVKKFLEYVDGRVKTTLLLETKEGVEILEEILSMKAVDEIHIGLNDLHLSYGMKFMFEPLANGIVEEICNKIRKFNIPYGFGGVAQIGEGLLPAENIILEHYRLGSTRVILSRSFCNTEMLKNIDEIERIFSTNICKMKEFEKKISGIEEQRFIENKLKTENMIKEIVKSRR, encoded by the coding sequence ATGTTGAAAACAATGTATATTACTAATGATCCTAAAGTGGCATTAATTGCACAAAAATATGGTGTAGATAGAATTTGGATTGACCTGGAGACACTAGGAAAAGAAGAAAGACAAAAAAATATGAACACAGTAAAATCAAAGCATACGATTGAAGACATAAAAAAACTAAGGCCTTTTTTAAAAAAATCAGAACTTTTAGTAAGGGTTAATCCAATAAATATTAATTCACAGAGAGAAATAGATGCCGTTATTAAAAATGGAGCAGATATAATAATGTTGCCAATGTGGAAAACTTTAGAGGAAGTTAAAAAATTTTTAGAGTATGTTGATGGAAGAGTAAAAACGACTTTATTACTTGAAACGAAAGAAGGTGTTGAAATATTAGAAGAAATACTTTCAATGAAAGCAGTCGATGAAATTCATATAGGATTAAATGATTTGCATTTAAGTTATGGAATGAAATTTATGTTTGAACCTCTTGCTAATGGAATAGTGGAAGAGATTTGTAATAAAATAAGAAAGTTTAATATTCCATATGGGTTTGGTGGAGTTGCTCAGATAGGGGAAGGTCTTCTTCCAGCTGAAAATATAATATTAGAACATTATAGATTAGGTTCGACTAGAGTTATTTTATCACGAAGTTTTTGTAACACTGAAATGCTAAAAAATATAGATGAAATAGAAAGAATATTTTCAACGAATATTTGTAAAATGAAAGAATTTGAGAAAAAAATTTCTGGAATTGAAGAGCAGAGATTCATAGAAAATAAATTAAAAACAGAGAACATGATAAAAGAAATAGTAAAAAGCAGGAGATAA
- a CDS encoding nucleoside-diphosphate sugar epimerase/dehydratase → MKFEIVYVILLFIVYRTVFHMVDLSINTAMYGLFAILLFFYYLTDNLNFNKKAKYKSVYVNAVIFLIFLFFYKNPYIFVAFLLFSIFQIVIQRLFKKLHMDKEERYNPSLVNIRGGVKLLLDTGSVCAAIVLSFMMKYDTDWMKYIKKDYFFIYLSIFLLGYVFKKISEKSWSYTNILDVFNLLCLNIFTAAVFTIFVLFQKTGSYPWVILFMIMLISVSLQLFGRYLFRLNRYYAGTKRKGKVIKRALIYGAGEAGAILARESFTSPTFPYKIVGFIDDDFKKVGTEIYKVKVLGTMKAIQKIIENEKIDEILLALPSIKGEQIRSIVEKIQGIENIKIKTVSGIPEILEDRELATQLRSVKIEDLLGRDEISINDSNIRSLIEGKTIFVTGGAGSIGSELARQIAKFNPRQLVAIDVNENDIYFLELELHRLYPNLNYVSEICNIREKDKLEFLFNKYKPNIVFHAAAHKHVPLMEHNPEEAIKNNIFGTKNVAECADKYGVQRMVLISTDKAVNPTNLMGASKRACELVIEHMNRVSKNTKFMAVRFGNVLGSHGSVIPIFRNLIEQGKNLTVTHRDITRYFMTIPEAAQLVIEAGSIGEGGEIFILDMGKPVKIYELAQSMIKLSNANVGIDIVGLRPGEKLYEELLYDVNNAIKTENKKIFITKIQGHTDITKFYEELMKVTNNPDIDKIKELMKRVIVTYREADYK, encoded by the coding sequence ATGAAATTTGAAATAGTTTATGTAATTTTATTATTTATTGTATATAGAACAGTGTTTCATATGGTAGATTTAAGTATTAATACTGCCATGTATGGACTTTTTGCCATTCTTCTTTTCTTTTACTATTTAACAGATAATCTGAATTTTAATAAAAAAGCTAAGTATAAATCGGTGTATGTAAATGCAGTGATATTTTTAATATTTCTTTTTTTCTATAAGAATCCGTATATTTTTGTAGCTTTTTTACTTTTTTCTATTTTTCAGATAGTGATACAAAGATTATTTAAAAAATTACATATGGATAAAGAGGAGAGATATAATCCATCACTTGTGAACATAAGAGGTGGAGTAAAGCTTTTACTTGATACAGGAAGTGTTTGTGCAGCAATAGTACTTTCGTTTATGATGAAGTATGATACAGATTGGATGAAATATATTAAAAAAGATTATTTCTTTATATATTTAAGCATATTCTTATTAGGGTATGTATTTAAGAAGATTAGTGAAAAGAGTTGGAGTTATACGAATATATTAGACGTATTTAATTTGTTGTGCCTAAATATATTTACTGCAGCTGTTTTCACTATTTTTGTCTTGTTTCAAAAAACAGGATCATATCCATGGGTTATACTTTTTATGATTATGCTTATCTCTGTTTCATTACAGCTTTTCGGAAGATATTTATTTAGATTAAATAGATACTATGCTGGAACTAAAAGAAAGGGAAAAGTAATAAAAAGAGCCCTTATATATGGAGCTGGAGAGGCAGGAGCAATACTTGCAAGAGAATCATTTACAAGTCCTACTTTTCCATACAAGATAGTAGGGTTTATAGATGATGACTTTAAAAAGGTTGGAACAGAGATTTATAAGGTAAAAGTACTGGGAACAATGAAAGCAATACAGAAGATAATTGAGAATGAAAAGATAGATGAGATTTTACTTGCTCTTCCATCAATTAAAGGAGAGCAGATTAGAAGTATAGTAGAAAAAATTCAGGGTATTGAGAATATTAAGATTAAAACAGTATCAGGAATACCTGAAATACTTGAAGATAGAGAACTAGCTACTCAACTTAGAAGTGTAAAGATAGAAGATCTTTTAGGAAGAGATGAAATAAGTATAAATGATTCAAACATTAGATCCCTAATAGAAGGAAAAACTATATTTGTGACAGGTGGAGCTGGAAGCATAGGATCAGAGTTAGCAAGACAGATAGCTAAATTTAATCCAAGACAGCTTGTAGCAATAGATGTAAATGAAAATGACATATATTTCTTAGAATTGGAACTACATAGACTTTATCCAAATCTTAATTATGTATCTGAGATATGTAATATCAGAGAGAAAGATAAACTGGAGTTTTTATTTAATAAGTATAAACCAAATATAGTGTTCCACGCAGCAGCTCATAAACATGTACCTCTGATGGAACATAATCCAGAAGAGGCTATTAAAAATAATATATTTGGAACTAAAAATGTAGCAGAGTGCGCTGATAAATATGGAGTCCAAAGAATGGTACTAATATCTACTGACAAGGCAGTAAATCCTACTAACCTTATGGGAGCAAGCAAAAGAGCATGTGAACTTGTAATAGAGCATATGAACAGAGTATCTAAAAATACTAAATTTATGGCAGTAAGATTTGGAAATGTACTTGGAAGTCATGGTTCAGTTATACCAATATTTAGAAACTTGATAGAGCAGGGTAAAAATTTAACGGTAACTCATAGAGATATTACAAGATACTTTATGACTATACCAGAAGCAGCTCAACTTGTAATAGAAGCTGGATCTATTGGAGAAGGTGGAGAGATATTTATTCTCGATATGGGAAAACCTGTAAAAATATATGAGCTGGCACAATCTATGATAAAGCTTTCAAATGCTAATGTAGGAATAGATATAGTAGGACTTAGACCAGGTGAGAAACTATATGAAGAACTTCTTTATGATGTAAATAATGCGATTAAAACAGAAAACAAGAAGATATTTATAACTAAAATACAAGGACATACAGATATTACAAAATTTTACGAGGAACTAATGAAAGTAACCAACAATCCAGATATAGATAAAATTAAAGAATTAATGAAAAGAGTTATAGTTACATATAGAGAAGCAGACTATAAATAA